A genome region from Blautia coccoides includes the following:
- a CDS encoding MerR family transcriptional regulator, giving the protein MNRYRTSEIAKIIGIHPNTVRLYEELELIPKPDRMPNGYRVFTDLHIEQFRLARLAFQVEVLQNGLRKKIVQMIKVSAAGDYDKALELTEGYRMQLRQEIANAEEAIDIVKRILDGRQEENVHTMKRKEVSEYLNISMDTLRNWEMNGLLTVRRRQNGYRVYTDDDIRRLKIIRSLRCANYSLEAILTMLGQVSKYPGIDIKRALDTPKEDTEIIAVCDKLVTSLTKAESNAEKMLDKLKEMKSKF; this is encoded by the coding sequence ATGAACAGATATAGGACTTCAGAAATTGCCAAGATCATCGGTATCCATCCGAATACAGTTCGCCTATATGAAGAGTTGGAGCTGATTCCGAAACCTGACCGCATGCCAAATGGCTACAGGGTATTTACGGATCTTCACATAGAACAGTTTCGCCTTGCCCGTCTTGCATTTCAAGTTGAAGTGCTGCAGAACGGGCTGCGGAAAAAGATTGTACAGATGATAAAAGTATCCGCTGCAGGTGATTATGACAAAGCACTGGAACTCACAGAGGGGTATCGGATGCAGCTTCGGCAGGAAATTGCCAACGCGGAGGAGGCCATTGATATTGTAAAGCGGATTTTAGACGGCAGACAAGAAGAGAATGTACACACCATGAAAAGGAAAGAAGTGTCCGAATACCTGAATATTTCCATGGATACCTTGAGAAATTGGGAAATGAATGGTCTGCTCACTGTCAGGCGCAGGCAGAATGGGTATCGTGTCTATACAGATGATGATATCCGTCGTCTGAAGATCATTCGTTCCCTGCGGTGTGCCAATTATTCTCTGGAAGCCATTTTGACCATGCTTGGACAGGTATCAAAATACCCCGGGATAGATATAAAAAGGGCGCTGGATACTCCGAAAGAGGACACTGAGATCATCGCAGTGTGTGATAAACTGGTGACATCTCTCACAAAAGCGGAGTCCAACGCAGAGAAAATGTTGGATAAGCTCAAAGAAATGAAAAGTAAATTCTAA
- a CDS encoding DUF2809 domain-containing protein: protein MFSKISTGKAMAAALLFSYAIEFSQLYQAEWINALRHTALGGLVLGFGFLWSDLVCYTVGVLAGGLIEKFTR, encoded by the coding sequence TTGTTTTCAAAAATATCGACAGGAAAGGCAATGGCGGCTGCACTGCTGTTTTCTTATGCCATTGAGTTCTCACAATTATATCAGGCGGAGTGGATCAATGCGCTGCGTCATACTGCTTTGGGAGGTCTGGTATTGGGGTTTGGCTTTTTGTGGAGTGATCTTGTCTGCTATACCGTGGGGGTTCTGGCGGGCGGGTTGATCGAAAAATTCACAAGATGA
- a CDS encoding DUF3781 domain-containing protein, whose protein sequence is MVKEINNRLLDNLEKLHTTELGVVRIKRNLSLDTDQVVAWCQEKIKSPDAVFERKGKNWYITLDDCVITVNANSWTIITAHRKKSKR, encoded by the coding sequence ATGGTAAAAGAGATAAATAACAGATTGCTTGATAATCTGGAGAAACTGCATACAACAGAATTAGGTGTTGTACGCATTAAGAGAAACCTTTCCCTTGATACGGATCAGGTGGTTGCATGGTGCCAGGAAAAAATAAAATCACCAGATGCCGTTTTTGAAAGGAAAGGGAAGAACTGGTATATCACTTTAGATGACTGTGTGATCACAGTGAATGCCAACAGTTGGACTATTATAACAGCACACAGGAAAAAATCAAAAAGGTAG
- a CDS encoding beta-galactosidase codes for MEGKFKRILYGGDYNPNQWPKDIWQEDMRIFKDAHINSATINVFSWAKIQPSEEVYDFSELDEIVEMLSRENYDIVLATSTAALPAWMVKRYPETARTDYEGRHHKFGQRHNACPNSPVYQKYAKDLAKELAKRYGSNSHIACWHINNEYGGDCYCENCEKAFRVWLRKKYGTLEALNKAWNLEFWGHTIYDWDEIVLPNALSEGLENDKTAFAGISVDYRRFMSDSLLGNYVMERDAVRCYDKETPITTNLMGTYKGLDYFKWAKEMDVVSWDNYPCYDTPWSQTAMCHDLMRGLKDEPFMLMEQTPSQQNWQPYNSLKRPGQMRAQSYQTIAHGADTIQFFQLRRSVGGCEKFHGAVIAHVGTEDTRVFREVQQLGQELEQLRDMTLDSVNEAEVGIVFDWDNYWALEYTSGPNVDLKYVDQIHQYYRYFYDRNIPVNMIPFDADFSRYKMVVAPVLYMVKAGMQEALEEFVKNGGVLVTTYMSGIVDQSDNVYLGGYPGVLSKMAGVWVEEIDALAPEQENTVIFEDGDSAPGRLVCDIIHLRGAKCIGRYGQDFYEESPAVTKNRFGNGSVYYMGTQMDKEGIAKVLDMAAEDVSVKPVIEEKTGLEITCRKKDGYRYYFVMNFKDEDLEIPSCFAGNTDLLTGESVKSGEMLSKFDVKIIRTEE; via the coding sequence ATGGAAGGTAAATTTAAAAGGATCCTATACGGCGGAGATTATAACCCGAACCAATGGCCAAAGGACATCTGGCAGGAAGATATGAGGATTTTCAAAGACGCCCATATCAACAGTGCCACCATTAATGTATTTTCATGGGCTAAGATCCAGCCCTCAGAAGAAGTCTATGATTTTAGTGAGCTGGATGAAATCGTTGAGATGCTCAGCAGGGAAAATTATGATATTGTGCTTGCCACATCCACAGCGGCGCTGCCAGCATGGATGGTTAAGCGGTATCCCGAGACTGCAAGGACAGATTATGAAGGAAGACACCACAAATTCGGACAGCGGCATAATGCCTGTCCAAATTCACCGGTTTATCAGAAGTATGCGAAGGACCTTGCAAAAGAGCTGGCAAAGAGATACGGAAGCAACAGCCATATTGCATGCTGGCATATTAACAATGAGTATGGCGGGGACTGTTACTGTGAAAACTGTGAAAAGGCATTTCGTGTCTGGCTTAGGAAAAAGTATGGGACACTGGAAGCACTGAACAAAGCATGGAATCTGGAATTCTGGGGACATACCATTTACGATTGGGATGAGATCGTGCTGCCAAATGCGCTGAGTGAAGGGCTTGAGAATGACAAGACGGCATTCGCGGGGATTTCTGTGGATTACCGCAGGTTTATGTCGGACAGCCTTCTCGGCAACTACGTTATGGAGCGGGATGCAGTCCGCTGTTATGACAAGGAGACTCCCATTACAACGAATCTCATGGGCACCTATAAAGGACTGGATTATTTTAAATGGGCAAAAGAGATGGATGTGGTGTCATGGGACAACTATCCCTGTTACGATACTCCATGGAGTCAGACCGCCATGTGTCATGACCTGATGCGGGGGCTGAAGGATGAACCATTTATGCTGATGGAGCAGACTCCAAGCCAGCAGAATTGGCAGCCATATAATTCCCTGAAAAGACCGGGACAGATGCGGGCACAGAGCTATCAGACTATTGCCCATGGGGCGGATACCATCCAGTTTTTCCAGCTTCGCCGGAGCGTGGGCGGATGTGAAAAGTTCCACGGGGCAGTCATTGCTCATGTGGGCACAGAGGATACAAGGGTGTTCCGGGAGGTACAGCAGCTTGGACAGGAACTGGAACAGCTAAGAGATATGACACTGGACTCTGTGAATGAAGCGGAGGTGGGAATTGTATTTGATTGGGATAATTATTGGGCACTGGAATATACCAGCGGACCTAACGTGGATCTGAAATATGTGGACCAGATCCATCAGTATTACAGGTATTTTTATGACCGTAATATTCCAGTGAATATGATACCGTTTGACGCGGATTTCAGCAGATATAAAATGGTTGTGGCCCCTGTACTCTATATGGTGAAAGCAGGCATGCAGGAAGCCCTGGAGGAGTTTGTCAAGAACGGCGGGGTTTTGGTCACCACATATATGAGCGGGATCGTAGACCAGTCGGATAATGTGTATCTGGGCGGATACCCGGGAGTATTGAGTAAAATGGCCGGAGTGTGGGTGGAAGAGATAGATGCACTGGCACCGGAACAGGAAAACACGGTGATCTTTGAGGACGGTGACAGCGCGCCAGGCAGGCTGGTCTGTGATATCATACACTTAAGAGGTGCCAAATGCATCGGAAGATACGGACAGGATTTTTACGAAGAGAGTCCGGCTGTGACAAAAAATAGGTTTGGGAATGGATCTGTATATTACATGGGAACCCAAATGGACAAAGAGGGTATTGCAAAGGTTCTTGACATGGCTGCAGAAGATGTAAGCGTAAAACCGGTAATAGAAGAGAAAACCGGGCTTGAGATCACCTGTCGGAAAAAAGACGGATACCGGTACTATTTTGTCATGAACTTTAAAGACGAAGATTTGGAGATTCCCTCCTGCTTTGCGGGAAATACAGATCTGTTGACCGGGGAATCTGTAAAAAGCGGAGAAATGCTTTCTAAATTTGATGTGAAAATCATCCGCACAGAAGAATAG
- a CDS encoding AraC family transcriptional regulator, with protein sequence MPIHFRNTPVSEPFTFDSIGNHWVQENTSRPKGYPLYHYLQSEKGNGRITIQGKVHILQEGQGVLIAPFIQHSYAKETEEWLTLFATFTGTIESSIPRLLGNRPFLFIEKEQGAEIASLVSLIMKKYENPPMDAKALSTDCYRLLMFFADGIYTRSLMDDSLYQRYVAPVIQEIETNYNSELTVQELGRRVYISPQYLSRLFNRFLGCSAYEYLTIYRINKAKEYLLMNPRLEVQDIAHKVGFTDASHFISIFKKITGITPLGFRKLN encoded by the coding sequence ATGCCCATCCATTTTAGGAACACACCGGTCAGCGAACCTTTTACCTTTGATTCCATAGGAAACCACTGGGTGCAGGAAAACACGTCCCGTCCCAAAGGATATCCGCTGTACCACTACCTTCAGTCCGAAAAAGGAAACGGACGAATCACGATCCAGGGAAAAGTGCACATCCTGCAGGAAGGGCAGGGTGTACTAATCGCGCCGTTTATCCAGCATTCCTACGCAAAGGAGACAGAGGAATGGCTCACCTTGTTTGCCACCTTTACAGGCACCATTGAGAGCAGTATTCCCCGGCTTCTCGGAAACAGGCCCTTCCTCTTCATAGAAAAAGAACAGGGAGCAGAGATAGCCTCTCTTGTTTCCCTTATCATGAAAAAATATGAAAACCCGCCTATGGACGCCAAAGCTTTGTCCACGGACTGCTACCGGCTTCTGATGTTTTTTGCGGACGGCATCTATACACGCAGTCTGATGGACGATTCCCTGTATCAGAGATACGTAGCTCCTGTAATACAGGAAATCGAAACAAATTATAATTCAGAACTCACCGTGCAGGAGCTTGGCCGCCGGGTTTATATCTCCCCTCAGTATCTGTCACGGCTGTTCAACCGTTTCCTTGGGTGTTCTGCTTATGAATACCTGACCATTTACAGGATCAACAAGGCAAAGGAATATCTTCTCATGAATCCCCGCCTGGAAGTTCAGGACATTGCGCATAAGGTGGGATTTACAGACGCAAGCCACTTTATCTCCATTTTCAAAAAAATAACAGGTATCACCCCTCTTGGTTTCCGGAAACTCAACTAG
- a CDS encoding ATP-binding cassette domain-containing protein — protein MSHKDKIIIRGLKQNNLKNVSLEIPKEKIIVFTGVSGSGKSSIVFDTIAAESQRQMNETYTAFIRGRLPKYKKPRVDLIDNLTASVIIDQARLGGNARSTVGTISDMYSALRLLFSRIGTPYVGTASYFSFNDPNGMCPECSGIGKILDLDMDQVLTPDKSWNESMVELPAFHFGNWYWKQYTQSGLFDLDKKWKDYSEKERNLLLYGAYERGKKPVNKKVEGIYNHMNRLLIKRDPSASSDRSLLRLKKLIKERECPVCRGKRLNPAALSCRINGYSIDEMCEMEFTRLRTVLQEITDPRGETIVNTLTASLTRMIEIGLPYLSMNRESTTLSGGEAQRLKLVRYMGSSLTGMTYIFDEPSTGMHPRDVHRMTKLLQNLRNKGNTVLVVEHDKDVISIADQVIDVGPLAGRNGGEILYQGSYEGLLQSGTLTGNAMLEYIPVNPNPRKASQFLPVRDAHIHNLKHISVDIPINVLTVVTGVAGSGKSSLIRDVFAQQYKDRVVLVDQSPITATGRSTPATFLGFFDDIRKLLASENGVDASLFSFNSKGACPVCKGKGVVVTELVFMDPVTTVCEVCEGSRYSDEALSYRFKGKNILDILNMTAEEAAEFFQDHKKIHKQLRAMIETGLSYLTLGQPLSTLSGGERQRVKLAKYLDKKGNIYLLDEPTTGLHASDVKNIMRLLDGFVRRGSTVIVIEHNLDVMKQADHIIDIGPDGGTDGGQVVFTGTPREMAETADTITARYLRKSLER, from the coding sequence ATGTCTCATAAGGATAAAATCATCATCCGGGGATTAAAACAAAACAACTTAAAAAATGTCTCTTTGGAAATACCCAAAGAAAAGATTATTGTCTTTACAGGGGTTTCCGGCTCAGGTAAATCCAGCATAGTATTCGACACCATAGCCGCGGAAAGTCAGCGGCAGATGAATGAGACCTACACAGCATTTATTCGGGGCAGACTTCCCAAATATAAAAAACCGAGAGTGGATCTTATAGACAATCTCACCGCATCCGTCATTATTGACCAGGCCAGACTGGGTGGAAATGCGCGCTCCACTGTTGGGACCATCAGTGACATGTATTCTGCCCTGCGTCTGCTCTTCTCACGCATCGGAACACCTTATGTGGGAACAGCCTCTTACTTTTCCTTCAACGACCCCAACGGAATGTGTCCGGAATGCTCCGGTATCGGAAAAATCCTGGATCTGGATATGGACCAGGTGCTTACTCCGGATAAGAGCTGGAATGAGAGTATGGTTGAACTGCCTGCATTCCACTTTGGCAACTGGTATTGGAAACAGTATACCCAGAGCGGCCTGTTTGATCTGGATAAAAAGTGGAAGGACTATTCTGAAAAAGAAAGAAACCTGCTGCTGTATGGAGCATATGAACGGGGCAAAAAGCCGGTCAATAAAAAGGTAGAGGGGATTTATAACCATATGAACCGGCTGCTCATCAAACGGGACCCGTCGGCCTCCAGCGACCGCTCCCTTCTCCGTCTGAAAAAGCTCATCAAAGAGCGGGAATGCCCTGTCTGCCGCGGAAAACGCCTGAATCCCGCGGCACTTTCCTGCCGAATCAACGGATACAGCATTGACGAAATGTGTGAGATGGAATTCACCAGGCTGCGAACTGTCCTGCAGGAGATCACTGATCCCAGAGGTGAGACTATTGTCAATACCCTGACCGCCTCCCTGACACGCATGATTGAGATCGGACTTCCCTATCTGAGCATGAACCGGGAATCTACTACCCTGTCAGGAGGTGAAGCACAGCGCCTGAAACTCGTCCGCTATATGGGCAGCTCCCTCACCGGCATGACTTACATTTTTGATGAGCCAAGCACTGGAATGCATCCCCGGGATGTCCACCGCATGACAAAACTGCTGCAGAATCTGCGAAACAAAGGCAATACCGTCCTTGTGGTAGAACACGACAAGGATGTGATCTCTATTGCCGACCAGGTGATCGACGTAGGACCGCTGGCAGGGAGAAACGGCGGAGAGATATTGTATCAGGGAAGCTATGAGGGACTGCTCCAGTCGGGAACCCTGACGGGAAATGCCATGCTGGAATATATCCCTGTCAATCCTAACCCAAGAAAAGCCAGTCAGTTCCTGCCTGTGAGAGACGCCCATATTCACAACCTGAAACATATATCTGTTGATATTCCCATCAATGTACTGACCGTTGTGACCGGCGTAGCCGGCTCCGGCAAATCCAGTCTTATCCGGGATGTGTTTGCACAGCAGTATAAGGACCGGGTGGTACTGGTGGATCAGTCTCCTATCACAGCCACAGGCCGGTCTACGCCCGCCACATTTTTAGGGTTCTTCGACGATATCCGGAAATTACTGGCTTCTGAAAACGGAGTGGATGCCTCTCTCTTTTCATTTAACAGCAAAGGTGCCTGTCCCGTCTGCAAGGGTAAGGGTGTGGTTGTAACGGAACTGGTTTTCATGGATCCTGTAACCACTGTATGCGAAGTCTGTGAAGGCAGCCGATACAGTGATGAGGCTTTATCCTACCGGTTCAAAGGCAAGAATATACTGGATATTCTGAACATGACAGCCGAGGAGGCTGCAGAATTCTTTCAGGACCACAAAAAGATCCACAAGCAGCTCCGGGCAATGATAGAAACAGGCCTCTCCTATCTGACCCTGGGGCAGCCGCTTTCCACCCTCTCCGGAGGAGAACGCCAGAGAGTGAAGCTGGCAAAGTACCTGGACAAAAAGGGAAATATCTATCTGCTGGATGAACCCACCACGGGCCTGCACGCCTCTGACGTGAAAAACATCATGAGACTTCTAGATGGATTTGTCAGGCGCGGCAGCACTGTCATTGTGATCGAACACAACCTGGATGTAATGAAACAGGCAGATCATATCATTGACATAGGGCCTGACGGAGGCACTGACGGCGGTCAGGTTGTATTTACCGGAACCCCCCGGGAAATGGCAGAAACCGCCGATACGATCACAGCCAGATATCTGAGAAAATCTCTGGAACGCTGA
- a CDS encoding MerR family transcriptional regulator — protein MLSIGEFSAICKVSAKTLRYYAEIGLIHPEEINPESGYRYYSIRQLETMLFINRLKSYSFSLDEIKSILHSEELTEEILYPALIRKEREMEKQILEYQKTLEQMNQDIANLKQGRSIMSYLDTIEIQLAELPQMYLLSVRKMVQENDFPEEYEKCYGKLFKKMLEDKLTAAAPPMVLFHSEEFTSLGLDTEFAIPVKEYATGTRDHCPGLCLKTVLHGSYSALPSVYAKQRRWAEKEGYEGNGALCEVYITDPSQVSSEDELITEIYYPVKKKTTKTQTASRSNAKENEI, from the coding sequence TTGTTATCAATTGGTGAATTTTCAGCTATATGTAAGGTGTCTGCCAAGACGCTCCGCTATTACGCGGAAATAGGATTGATCCATCCGGAAGAGATCAATCCAGAAAGCGGATATCGATATTATTCCATCCGTCAGTTGGAAACCATGTTATTCATCAACCGGCTGAAATCTTACAGCTTTTCCTTAGATGAGATCAAATCTATTCTTCATTCGGAGGAGCTGACAGAGGAAATCCTTTATCCTGCACTCATAAGAAAAGAGAGGGAGATGGAAAAACAGATCCTGGAATACCAAAAAACGCTGGAACAGATGAACCAAGATATCGCTAACCTAAAACAGGGAAGATCCATCATGTCCTATCTGGATACGATTGAAATCCAGCTCGCAGAGCTGCCACAAATGTATCTTTTGTCTGTCAGGAAAATGGTGCAGGAAAATGATTTTCCTGAGGAATATGAAAAATGCTACGGAAAATTATTCAAAAAAATGCTGGAGGATAAGCTGACGGCCGCCGCCCCGCCCATGGTGCTGTTCCACAGTGAAGAATTCACTTCCCTTGGGCTGGATACAGAATTTGCCATCCCGGTAAAGGAATATGCCACAGGGACAAGGGACCACTGTCCCGGACTGTGCCTGAAAACCGTCCTGCATGGTTCCTACTCCGCGCTGCCCTCTGTATACGCAAAACAGCGGAGATGGGCAGAAAAGGAGGGCTACGAGGGAAACGGCGCGCTCTGCGAAGTGTACATCACGGATCCCTCCCAGGTATCATCAGAAGATGAACTCATCACGGAAATTTATTATCCTGTCAAGAAAAAGACAACAAAAACACAGACGGCATCCAGATCAAACGCAAAGGAGAACGAGATATGA
- a CDS encoding serine hydrolase domain-containing protein, whose translation MNQEKISELENIICRDYNNTTGILVLKNGRTLYENYYHACTRDCRVHVYSVTKSILSILMGIALDQGYIKSVHQKVLDFFPGYSVKRGENTIQNITLENMLTMTAPYKYKFAPYIKYFTSDDWVGFTLDLLGGKGRIGKFRYAPLIGPDILSGILAKAVGRSVLDFASENLFAPLGITVEKNIVFQSKEEQMAFNNSTDISGWASDGSGINAGGWGLTLSPADMAKIGQLYLNGGMWNGQVIVSKSWIDESTKEHSRWEKQNLPYGYLWWLCGNKGNEFAAMGDGGNTIYVNRDKNMVVSIAALFTPRAKDRIDLIQKYIVPIFDTDML comes from the coding sequence ATGAATCAGGAAAAGATTTCAGAACTGGAAAATATCATTTGCAGGGACTACAACAATACAACAGGCATCCTTGTTCTGAAAAACGGCAGGACACTATATGAAAATTACTATCATGCATGCACAAGAGACTGCCGTGTTCATGTCTACTCGGTGACGAAAAGCATTCTCTCCATATTGATGGGTATTGCGCTGGATCAGGGGTATATAAAAAGCGTTCATCAGAAGGTATTGGACTTCTTCCCGGGATACTCTGTGAAAAGGGGCGAGAACACAATACAAAACATTACCCTTGAAAACATGCTGACAATGACGGCTCCCTACAAATATAAATTTGCCCCCTATATAAAATATTTTACCAGTGACGACTGGGTAGGATTTACCCTTGATCTGTTGGGCGGCAAAGGCAGGATCGGCAAATTCCGTTATGCCCCTCTCATCGGACCTGATATCTTATCCGGTATCCTTGCAAAGGCCGTCGGCCGCTCTGTCCTGGACTTTGCGTCCGAAAACTTATTTGCCCCCCTGGGTATCACAGTTGAAAAAAATATCGTTTTTCAGAGCAAGGAAGAACAGATGGCTTTCAACAATTCCACAGATATCAGCGGCTGGGCCTCTGATGGATCCGGCATTAACGCAGGCGGATGGGGCCTTACCCTTTCACCCGCTGATATGGCCAAAATAGGTCAATTATACTTAAACGGCGGCATGTGGAATGGACAGGTGATCGTTTCAAAAAGCTGGATAGATGAGAGCACAAAAGAACACAGCCGCTGGGAAAAACAAAATCTGCCCTATGGGTACTTATGGTGGCTCTGCGGGAATAAGGGAAATGAATTTGCCGCCATGGGTGACGGGGGCAATACGATTTATGTGAATAGAGACAAAAATATGGTGGTTTCCATTGCCGCCCTTTTTACACCGAGGGCAAAAGACAGGATCGATTTGATCCAAAAATATATTGTCCCGATTTTTGATACAGATATGCTTTAG
- a CDS encoding GntR family transcriptional regulator: MEVSNFVKKGSTRNRTEIAYDKIKDSICSGAIRPGDILSESQIAAELEMSRTPVREALRILASEDLVVIKNGIGAYVTEISEKGTKDLFAVRKPLEILASKSAIHNISKEEIRQMEEIFQKLRVLDESGARVDKKMFTDMDWALHDLIIEKCDNQYVKNIMANINANIKRLQISSFYALNDMQESTAQHLRILRLLEKKEEDALEKALADHVEWSMRALLRT; the protein is encoded by the coding sequence ATGGAAGTCAGTAATTTTGTAAAGAAGGGAAGTACCAGGAATCGTACAGAGATTGCCTATGATAAGATAAAGGATTCAATATGCAGCGGTGCGATCAGGCCGGGGGATATTCTCAGCGAATCCCAGATCGCAGCGGAACTGGAGATGAGCCGGACTCCCGTCCGGGAAGCTCTGCGGATACTTGCCAGCGAGGATTTGGTAGTGATCAAGAATGGTATCGGAGCTTATGTGACAGAGATATCAGAGAAGGGGACCAAAGATTTGTTCGCAGTCCGAAAGCCTCTTGAAATATTGGCATCCAAGTCAGCCATTCACAATATATCAAAAGAGGAAATCCGGCAAATGGAAGAGATTTTCCAGAAGCTAAGGGTATTGGATGAATCGGGAGCACGGGTCGATAAAAAGATGTTTACGGATATGGACTGGGCACTGCATGACTTGATCATTGAAAAATGTGATAACCAGTATGTGAAGAATATTATGGCAAATATCAATGCCAATATTAAAAGGCTCCAGATATCCTCCTTTTACGCATTAAATGATATGCAGGAAAGTACGGCCCAGCATCTCAGAATTTTACGTCTTCTTGAGAAAAAAGAAGAAGATGCTCTGGAGAAGGCATTGGCAGACCATGTGGAATGGTCCATGCGCGCACTGCTCAGAACCTGA
- a CDS encoding uroporphyrinogen decarboxylase family protein, with amino-acid sequence MKVKENLWETIRYGRPDALINEWEAFSFISDPITAYMSVAERGKTKVNPWGVTVYWGEDEPGSMPLINDETKVCKDICRWKEYVKVPDICKVPMDWKKAEEDTRRIHEEGKLTMAMMASGLFEQSHALMGFEDVFIAMLEEPEAMHQLLDRIMEFKLTWCRMLVENCKPDAVLFHDDWGSKKSLFVSRDTWVEFFKERYRKIYGYLRENGVLVVHHADCYCETIAEDMAEIGVDVWQGVTPENNIPMMQKHLRGKMAFMGGLDAAVIDVPDFKEDIIRGEVRRACEEYVPGGGFIPCLTYGGDDGSIYPAVDEIVKDEIAKWSRAYFHK; translated from the coding sequence ATGAAGGTCAAGGAAAATTTATGGGAAACGATCCGATATGGCAGGCCGGACGCTCTGATCAATGAGTGGGAGGCATTTTCTTTTATATCGGACCCTATTACAGCATATATGTCTGTGGCTGAAAGGGGAAAAACAAAAGTAAACCCATGGGGAGTGACGGTATACTGGGGAGAAGATGAACCGGGGTCTATGCCCCTGATCAATGATGAGACTAAAGTATGTAAAGATATCTGCAGGTGGAAGGAATATGTGAAGGTACCGGATATCTGTAAAGTACCTATGGACTGGAAGAAAGCAGAGGAAGATACCAGAAGGATACATGAAGAAGGAAAGCTGACAATGGCTATGATGGCCTCCGGTTTGTTTGAACAGTCCCATGCGCTCATGGGATTTGAGGATGTATTTATTGCCATGCTGGAGGAACCGGAGGCCATGCACCAGCTTCTCGACCGCATTATGGAGTTTAAGCTGACCTGGTGCCGTATGCTGGTGGAAAACTGTAAGCCGGATGCCGTTCTTTTTCACGATGACTGGGGATCCAAGAAAAGCCTCTTTGTCAGCAGAGATACATGGGTTGAGTTTTTCAAGGAGAGATACCGGAAAATTTATGGTTATCTGAGAGAGAACGGGGTACTTGTGGTGCATCACGCAGACTGTTACTGCGAAACCATAGCAGAAGATATGGCGGAGATCGGTGTTGACGTGTGGCAGGGTGTAACCCCTGAAAATAATATTCCCATGATGCAGAAGCACCTCAGAGGGAAAATGGCATTCATGGGGGGATTGGATGCGGCGGTGATCGATGTGCCGGACTTTAAGGAGGACATTATAAGGGGGGAGGTAAGAAGGGCCTGTGAGGAATATGTGCCTGGAGGAGGATTTATTCCCTGTCTGACATACGGCGGTGATGACGGCAGCATTTATCCCGCTGTGGATGAGATCGTCAAAGATGAGATTGCAAAGTGGAGCCGGGCATATTTCCACAAATAA